The following are encoded in a window of Bacteroidia bacterium genomic DNA:
- a CDS encoding pyridoxal phosphate-dependent aminotransferase, giving the protein MEKVSERLNRLSESQTLAMARLSRELTAQGIDVISLSLGEPDFNTPDHVKEAAKKALDENITHYPPIAGFLELRKAVSEKFKRENDLDYSPEQIVVSTGAKQSIANVVLSLIDKGDEVILLSPYWVSYLEIVKMAEGTPVMVKAGIESDFKVSASQIEQAITSKTRLIIFSSPCNPTGSVYSQSELEAIAEVVSKHERVLVLSDEIYEHINFSGKTYSIGRCEVLKNRVITVNGLSKAYAMTGWRLGFIGAPLWIAKACDKMQGQITSGTSTISQMAAIAALNSPPSLTEGMTKEFHKRRDLCFELLSEIPGLKCNKPEGAFYFFPEISSYFGKSYQGKTIQNAEELCMFLLHEGHVATVSGDAFGEPNCIRLSYATSEANLRKAIERIKNTLAKLS; this is encoded by the coding sequence ATGGAAAAAGTATCTGAAAGGCTTAATAGACTAAGCGAATCTCAAACTTTAGCAATGGCTAGGTTGAGTCGTGAGTTAACAGCCCAAGGTATTGATGTAATTAGTTTAAGTTTAGGCGAACCCGACTTCAACACCCCGGATCACGTTAAGGAAGCTGCCAAAAAAGCATTGGATGAAAATATTACCCATTATCCTCCAATTGCCGGATTTTTGGAATTGAGAAAAGCAGTTTCTGAAAAATTCAAACGTGAAAATGATTTGGATTATAGCCCGGAACAAATTGTGGTTAGCACCGGAGCAAAACAAAGCATTGCCAACGTTGTACTTTCCTTGATTGACAAAGGAGATGAAGTTATTCTCCTTTCACCCTACTGGGTTAGCTACCTCGAAATTGTAAAAATGGCTGAAGGTACACCGGTGATGGTGAAAGCCGGAATTGAAAGTGATTTCAAAGTTAGCGCAAGTCAAATTGAACAAGCGATTACCTCAAAAACCAGACTGATTATTTTCAGTTCCCCTTGCAATCCTACCGGTTCAGTTTACAGCCAATCGGAATTAGAAGCTATTGCTGAAGTGGTTTCAAAACACGAACGAGTATTGGTTTTATCGGATGAAATCTATGAACATATCAATTTCAGCGGAAAGACCTATAGCATTGGACGCTGCGAGGTATTGAAAAACAGGGTTATTACTGTAAATGGATTATCGAAAGCATATGCCATGACTGGTTGGCGTTTAGGTTTTATTGGTGCTCCACTTTGGATTGCCAAAGCCTGCGACAAAATGCAAGGTCAAATTACTTCCGGCACCTCCACTATCAGTCAAATGGCAGCTATTGCGGCCCTTAATTCACCTCCTTCTTTAACCGAAGGCATGACAAAGGAATTTCACAAACGCCGTGATTTGTGTTTTGAACTTCTAAGTGAAATACCTGGGTTAAAGTGCAATAAACCGGAAGGCGCTTTTTACTTTTTCCCTGAAATTTCTTCCTATTTCGGAAAATCTTACCAAGGAAAAACCATTCAAAATGCAGAAGAACTTTGCATGTTTTTATTGCATGAAGGACATGTGGCAACGGTTTCAGGGGATGCCTTTGGAGAACCTAATTGCATTCGCTTGTCCTATGCAACTTCTGAAGCAAACTTAAGAAAGGCTATTGAAAGAATAAAAAACACCCTAGCTAAATTGAGCTAA
- the greA gene encoding transcription elongation factor GreA, with product MNYMTEEGLQKLIDELHQLKTFERPSISKQIAEARDKGDLSENAEYDAAKEAQGLLELKISKLEDAVANAKVIDPSKIDLSKVSLLTVVKLKNHNNGSTITYSIVPEKEANFKEGKISVESPVAKGLLGKAKGEVVDVKVPAGVIKFEVLEISK from the coding sequence ATGAACTATATGACCGAAGAAGGGCTCCAAAAATTGATAGACGAGCTCCACCAATTAAAAACCTTTGAGCGCCCAAGCATTTCAAAACAAATCGCAGAGGCAAGAGACAAAGGAGATTTAAGCGAAAATGCTGAATACGATGCAGCCAAAGAGGCCCAAGGCCTATTGGAACTTAAAATTTCTAAATTGGAAGATGCAGTTGCCAATGCCAAAGTGATTGATCCATCCAAAATAGATTTAAGCAAAGTTTCCTTGTTGACTGTGGTAAAATTAAAAAACCACAACAACGGTTCTACCATTACTTATTCCATAGTACCGGAAAAAGAGGCCAATTTTAAAGAAGGAAAAATTTCAGTTGAAAGTCCGGTTGCCAAAGGATTACTCGGAAAAGCAAAAGGCGAAGTTGTAGATGTAAAAGTACCTGCAGGAGTGATAAAATTCGAGGTATTGGAAATTAGCAAATAA
- a CDS encoding NAD(P)/FAD-dependent oxidoreductase: MFKPKSYKRFKPETPFDVIIIGSGIGGMAAGSLLSQDGYKVLMLEQHYTAGGFTHMFKRGDWEWDVGIHYIGEVNRPQSFLKIMFDAVTDGSLNWHEMSDIYDKVIIAGRQFNFPKGTNNFKDYLKKEFPGEEKAIDQYIQLVYKVANSALFYFMDKTLHPVLSNTIGYFLRRNFLKYSDKTTLQVLQSLTSNKELIGVLTAQFGDYGCTPGKSSFAIHAMVVKHYLGGGAYPVGGAKNIANAMLPMLTKAGGEVLVNAKVKEIVVENGHAVGVKMEDGHVFKAGKIISNAGANLTYKHLLPLEFGAQVGIPGKVPNSPSHVCLYIGVEEDIEPYLDGNANFWIYPDPDHDATQARFEKDRSSEFPVVYISFPSAKDPEWKKQHPNKSTIEIITVAPYSWFSPWENERWMHRGEEYQALKDEFSQRLLTHLYRVVPALEGKIAFYELSTPLSTKHFAAYEFGEIYGLDHTPERFRMNKLRPRTPVKNLYLTGQDVVSVGIGGALIAGALTAQVVSGKNLLSKIGKRKKEIKAALSDS; this comes from the coding sequence ATGTTCAAACCCAAATCATACAAACGTTTTAAGCCGGAAACTCCTTTTGATGTCATTATTATCGGATCAGGAATTGGAGGAATGGCTGCCGGATCACTTCTTTCGCAAGATGGTTACAAAGTGCTAATGCTGGAACAACATTATACAGCCGGCGGATTTACCCATATGTTTAAACGAGGCGATTGGGAATGGGATGTGGGAATCCATTACATTGGTGAAGTAAACAGACCACAAAGCTTTTTGAAAATTATGTTCGATGCAGTTACGGATGGAAGTCTTAACTGGCACGAAATGAGCGATATATATGATAAAGTTATTATTGCCGGACGACAATTTAATTTTCCGAAAGGGACCAATAATTTCAAGGATTATTTAAAGAAGGAATTTCCTGGCGAAGAAAAGGCGATTGACCAATACATTCAATTGGTTTACAAAGTAGCTAACTCTGCCTTGTTTTATTTCATGGACAAAACCCTTCATCCGGTTTTATCGAATACAATTGGTTACTTTTTACGAAGGAATTTTCTAAAATACAGCGACAAAACCACCTTGCAAGTATTGCAATCTCTTACATCAAACAAGGAATTGATAGGGGTTTTAACTGCTCAATTTGGCGATTATGGCTGTACACCCGGAAAAAGCAGTTTCGCCATTCATGCCATGGTGGTGAAACATTATTTAGGTGGTGGAGCCTATCCGGTTGGAGGGGCAAAAAACATTGCCAATGCAATGCTACCCATGCTGACAAAAGCGGGTGGAGAAGTGCTGGTAAATGCCAAAGTGAAAGAAATAGTTGTTGAAAATGGTCATGCGGTTGGGGTAAAAATGGAAGATGGACATGTGTTTAAAGCCGGGAAAATTATTAGCAATGCCGGAGCCAATTTAACTTACAAGCACTTGCTTCCTTTGGAATTTGGGGCCCAAGTTGGTATTCCGGGCAAGGTACCCAATTCGCCTTCGCACGTTTGTTTATACATTGGAGTTGAGGAAGATATAGAACCTTATCTAGACGGAAATGCAAACTTTTGGATTTATCCTGATCCGGACCACGATGCCACCCAGGCTAGGTTTGAAAAGGATCGATCCTCTGAATTTCCGGTGGTATATATTTCCTTTCCATCGGCCAAAGATCCGGAGTGGAAAAAACAGCATCCGAACAAGAGTACGATTGAAATAATTACGGTGGCACCATATTCCTGGTTTTCACCATGGGAAAATGAGAGATGGATGCACCGAGGCGAAGAATATCAAGCCCTAAAAGATGAATTTAGTCAACGATTATTGACCCATTTGTATCGAGTTGTTCCGGCTCTTGAAGGTAAAATTGCTTTTTATGAATTGTCCACTCCCCTTTCCACTAAACATTTTGCAGCCTATGAATTTGGCGAAATTTATGGATTGGATCATACGCCCGAACGATTCCGTATGAATAAGCTAAGGCCTCGAACCCCGGTAAAAAACTTATATTTAACCGGACAAGATGTAGTTTCAGTTGGTATTGGTGGAGCATTAATTGCCGGAGCCCTAACCGCCCAAGTGGTAAGCGGTAAAAATTTGTTAAGCAAAATTGGTAAGCGTAAAAAGGAAATAAAAGCTGCTTTAAGCGATTCATAA
- a CDS encoding HIT family protein has product MASIFSKIVAGEIPCHKIAETEDYLAFLDVFPLVEGHILVIPKKEVDYLFDLDDSLYQGLMQFAKTISIALKKAIPCTKVGVAVIGLEVPHAHIHLIPMNQVSDMNFSKPKLSLSQEKLKEIAEKIKAEL; this is encoded by the coding sequence ATGGCCAGCATCTTTTCCAAAATTGTAGCCGGAGAAATTCCTTGCCATAAAATTGCCGAAACCGAGGATTACCTTGCCTTCCTCGATGTCTTCCCCTTGGTGGAAGGACATATTTTGGTTATTCCTAAAAAAGAGGTCGATTACCTTTTCGACTTGGATGATTCACTTTACCAAGGCTTGATGCAATTTGCCAAAACAATTTCCATCGCACTTAAAAAGGCAATTCCTTGCACTAAAGTTGGTGTAGCTGTAATTGGACTAGAAGTACCACATGCTCACATTCACCTCATCCCAATGAATCAGGTTTCGGACATGAACTTCTCGAAACCAAAACTTAGTTTGAGCCAAGAAAAATTAAAAGAAATAGCAGAAAAGATAAAAGCTGAATTATAA
- a CDS encoding tetratricopeptide repeat protein produces MKRFFIPLCLFFVTQNAWSQTDSVPQLIVVKDTLAEMEIVAMNAYNDGVKAYEAGRIKDAIQHFDKSISLKPSFEKAWFNRGKAKEENKDYLGAIADYTKVLELNPSNDLAVFSRGETYLKSGLKDGAMKDFNTAILLNSENPTYVYFRGVLKFEQGDHKAALNDFTAAIQADPNYVYAWNDRGSVKRQLNDLEGAISDYNQSIKLDPKLAFAYNNLGSALRQKGKYELSITEFSNAIRLKPGYSVAFNNRGSAKFDQGDYAGAIEDFNQALKIDPSYVMALVNRAAAKHKMKDYKGCIEDCTKAIELQNTSAAAYLNRGIGYEMDRKQDKACEDWAKAASLGLKNAQQFLNDCDNKSDLEEKYKLRK; encoded by the coding sequence ATGAAGCGATTTTTTATACCACTTTGCCTATTCTTTGTCACCCAAAATGCCTGGAGCCAAACCGATTCCGTACCACAATTGATCGTGGTGAAGGATACCCTGGCAGAAATGGAAATTGTAGCCATGAACGCCTATAACGATGGCGTAAAAGCTTATGAGGCCGGGCGAATTAAGGATGCCATTCAGCATTTTGATAAATCAATTTCTTTGAAACCAAGTTTTGAAAAGGCTTGGTTTAATCGGGGAAAAGCGAAAGAAGAAAACAAGGATTATTTGGGTGCCATTGCTGACTATACCAAAGTGTTGGAATTAAATCCTTCAAATGATTTGGCCGTTTTTAGCAGGGGTGAAACCTATTTGAAATCCGGATTGAAAGATGGGGCCATGAAGGATTTTAATACAGCAATCCTATTAAATTCGGAAAATCCCACATATGTTTATTTCAGAGGCGTTTTAAAATTCGAACAAGGCGATCATAAAGCGGCATTAAATGATTTTACTGCCGCCATTCAAGCAGATCCGAACTATGTATATGCCTGGAATGACCGAGGAAGTGTTAAAAGGCAACTAAATGACCTCGAAGGTGCTATTTCGGATTACAACCAATCCATTAAATTGGATCCTAAACTTGCTTTTGCCTATAATAACCTGGGTTCGGCCCTAAGGCAAAAAGGTAAATATGAACTTTCTATTACTGAATTTTCTAATGCCATACGTCTCAAACCGGGGTATAGCGTTGCTTTTAATAACCGGGGCAGTGCCAAGTTTGATCAAGGTGATTATGCCGGTGCCATCGAAGATTTTAACCAAGCATTAAAAATTGACCCTTCCTATGTGATGGCATTGGTTAATAGGGCTGCAGCAAAACATAAAATGAAAGACTACAAAGGATGTATAGAAGATTGTACAAAGGCAATTGAACTTCAAAACACATCGGCCGCAGCTTACTTAAATCGGGGGATTGGTTACGAAATGGATCGAAAACAAGATAAGGCTTGTGAAGACTGGGCCAAGGCTGCATCATTGGGATTGAAAAATGCTCAACAATTTCTTAATGATTGTGACAATAAATCGGATTTGGAAGAAAAATACAAATTGAGGAAATAA
- a CDS encoding methylated-DNA--[protein]-cysteine S-methyltransferase, with product MNECLVSTPLGDLLLQENGQGLEKAWFVENYQTRFSDSQFLKEAAQQFVEYFHGKRTRFDIALHPIGTDFQIKVWNELLKIPYGTTISYSELANRLGNPKTIRAAASANGKNPLGIIIPCHRVIGSSGDLVGYAGGLPRKKWLLRHEGFDKQETLIF from the coding sequence ATGAACGAATGCCTGGTATCTACGCCACTAGGTGATTTATTGCTACAGGAAAATGGGCAAGGATTAGAAAAGGCTTGGTTTGTGGAGAATTACCAAACTCGTTTTTCCGATTCCCAATTTTTAAAAGAAGCTGCACAGCAATTTGTGGAGTATTTCCATGGGAAACGCACCCGGTTTGACATAGCCTTGCATCCAATTGGAACAGATTTCCAAATCAAGGTTTGGAACGAACTTCTGAAAATTCCTTATGGGACTACCATTAGTTATTCAGAACTTGCCAATCGACTGGGCAATCCTAAAACAATTCGGGCAGCTGCATCAGCCAATGGTAAAAATCCCTTGGGAATTATTATACCTTGCCACCGGGTAATTGGCTCCTCCGGTGATTTGGTTGGCTATGCCGGTGGATTACCTCGAAAAAAATGGCTGCTTCGACACGAAGGATTTGATAAACAAGAGACCTTGATTTTTTGA
- a CDS encoding OmpA family protein, translated as MKKYTIALFLIGLNLVSWAQNVDFTKENFPNDKDGLKEARKSFEQASDLFEKGKAFYSKAIELFEKANSFNPNNAELHYKLGISYLWSGFKSKCLVHFQKAFQLKPDFVDIHYFLGRGYHLNLELDKAITEYKLFRVEIQNQKKSGDKQLEVNKLIQECEYGKVYVKNPVRVFIDNLGDVVNSKYSDFSPLISADESIMYFTSKRQGSLGDPDSETGEYFEDVYVTRNVNGVWTKPVNLGPPINSDYHDATAGLSADGQKLYLFDGTSKNGDIKYSELKGKDWGKIRNLEKDINTNERETTVCLSPDENTLFFVSEREDGKGGRDIWICKKDKKGRWNDAFNAGSINTPYNEEGVFMHPDGKTFYFSSQGFTSMGGYDIFKTTYDATTNTWTTPENLGYPVNTPDDDVFFVLSANSKHGYYASFSTNGYGEKDLLKISFLGPEKPLILLNEDNLIASKAQPLSSKFVEPIVKVEAVKVTLLKGIISDQLTLQPVEAEIDLVDNVKNEVIATFKSNGSSGKYLVSLPSGKNYGIAVKHPDYLFHSENFDVPANSDYQEIEKNIALKKVAVGAKIILRNIFFDFDKSSLRPESTAELERLIALLSELSHMRIEISGHTDNKGSDEYNQKLSQSRAKAVVDYLVAHGIDAKRLEFKGYGEAQPIVENETEEGRQLNRRTEFKILEK; from the coding sequence ATGAAAAAGTACACCATAGCACTTTTCCTGATCGGATTAAACCTCGTTTCTTGGGCACAGAATGTTGATTTTACCAAGGAGAATTTTCCTAATGATAAAGATGGTTTGAAGGAGGCGCGTAAAAGCTTCGAACAGGCATCGGATTTGTTTGAAAAAGGAAAAGCGTTTTATTCAAAAGCCATTGAATTGTTTGAAAAAGCTAATTCATTTAATCCAAACAACGCCGAACTTCATTACAAATTAGGTATTTCCTACCTATGGTCAGGTTTTAAATCTAAATGCCTGGTTCATTTCCAAAAGGCCTTTCAATTGAAACCTGATTTTGTTGATATTCATTATTTTCTAGGTAGAGGTTACCACTTGAATTTAGAACTAGATAAGGCCATCACAGAGTATAAACTGTTTCGGGTTGAGATTCAAAATCAGAAAAAATCAGGAGATAAACAATTGGAAGTAAATAAGTTAATCCAGGAATGCGAGTATGGAAAGGTGTATGTCAAAAACCCGGTAAGAGTGTTTATTGATAACTTGGGTGATGTTGTTAATTCCAAATATTCCGACTTTTCACCATTAATTTCCGCCGACGAAAGCATTATGTATTTTACTTCAAAAAGACAGGGTTCCTTAGGAGATCCGGATAGTGAAACCGGGGAATATTTTGAAGATGTATATGTGACCAGAAATGTAAATGGGGTTTGGACTAAACCGGTTAATTTAGGACCGCCCATTAATTCCGATTACCACGATGCAACTGCCGGTTTAAGTGCGGATGGACAGAAATTATACCTATTTGATGGAACAAGCAAAAATGGAGATATCAAATATTCTGAATTAAAAGGGAAAGATTGGGGAAAGATTCGAAATCTGGAAAAGGATATCAACACCAACGAAAGGGAAACTACTGTTTGTCTTAGCCCCGATGAAAATACCTTATTTTTTGTTAGCGAAAGGGAAGATGGCAAAGGTGGAAGGGATATTTGGATTTGTAAGAAAGACAAAAAAGGCAGATGGAATGATGCCTTTAATGCAGGAAGTATTAATACTCCGTATAACGAAGAAGGGGTTTTTATGCATCCGGATGGTAAAACGTTTTATTTCTCAAGTCAAGGTTTTACCAGTATGGGTGGTTACGATATTTTCAAAACAACCTATGATGCCACAACAAATACCTGGACAACTCCGGAGAACTTAGGATACCCGGTTAATACCCCTGACGACGATGTGTTTTTTGTTTTATCTGCCAATAGTAAACATGGCTATTATGCCTCATTTTCAACCAATGGCTATGGGGAAAAGGACTTGCTAAAAATTTCTTTTTTGGGTCCTGAAAAACCGCTGATTTTGTTGAATGAAGATAACCTGATTGCCAGTAAGGCCCAACCCCTTAGCAGCAAGTTCGTTGAACCGATAGTTAAAGTAGAAGCGGTGAAGGTAACCTTATTAAAAGGTATCATTTCTGATCAGTTGACTTTACAACCCGTTGAAGCTGAAATTGATTTGGTTGATAATGTTAAAAATGAAGTAATTGCTACTTTTAAATCCAATGGAAGTTCAGGGAAATACTTGGTATCCTTGCCAAGTGGTAAAAATTATGGGATTGCTGTAAAACATCCCGACTACCTTTTTCATTCCGAAAATTTCGATGTTCCGGCAAATTCCGATTATCAGGAAATTGAAAAAAATATCGCATTGAAAAAGGTGGCAGTTGGAGCCAAAATTATACTTAGAAATATCTTTTTTGACTTCGATAAATCAAGCTTGCGTCCGGAAAGTACAGCTGAATTAGAACGCCTTATTGCTTTGTTAAGTGAATTGTCGCACATGCGTATTGAAATTTCAGGACATACGGATAACAAAGGTTCTGATGAGTACAACCAAAAATTGTCGCAAAGTAGAGCAAAGGCCGTTGTTGATTATCTGGTAGCCCATGGCATAGACGCTAAACGCTTGGAATTTAAAGGGTATGGTGAGGCACAGCCAATTGTGGAAAATGAAACGGAAGAAGGTAGGCAATTAAACCGTCGTACGGAGTTTAAAATATTGGAAAAATAG